In Rhinolophus ferrumequinum isolate MPI-CBG mRhiFer1 chromosome 7, mRhiFer1_v1.p, whole genome shotgun sequence, the following proteins share a genomic window:
- the LOC117024753 gene encoding 60S ribosomal protein L36a-like has protein sequence MVNVPKTRRTFCKKCGKHQPHKETQYKKAKDSLYAQGKRRYDRKQSGYGGQTKPIFRKKAKTTKIVLRLECVEPHCRSKRMLAIKRCKHFELGGYKRKGQVIQF, from the coding sequence ATGGTCAATGTGCCTAAAACCCGAAGGACTTTCTGTAAGAAGTGTGGAAAGCATCAGCCTCACAAAGAGACCCAGTATAAGAAGGCGAAGGATTCCCTGTATGCCCAGGGAAAGAGGCGCTATGATCGGAAGCAGAGTGGCTATGGTGGGCAGACAAAGCCGATTTTCCGGAAGAAGGCTAAAACCACAAAGATTGTGCTGAGGCTTGAATGTGTTGAGCCTCACTGCAGATCCAAGAGGATGCTGGCCATTAAGAGATGCAAGCATTTTGAACTGGGAGGATATAAGAGAAAGGGCCAAGTGATCCAGTTCTAA